The following are encoded in a window of Haloarcula laminariae genomic DNA:
- a CDS encoding cupin domain-containing protein has translation MPYHHIDPEELPGTDDYPCDRRGISDAAELLALHAATYEMAPGEQLPREYHYHQQREELFYVVSGTVHVETPEGEFVVGTDEVFVAEPESPHRPYNPETADSSARVVGVGAPKSDPGLPYSPDS, from the coding sequence ATGCCCTACCACCACATCGACCCCGAAGAGCTACCCGGAACCGATGACTACCCGTGTGACCGGCGCGGTATCTCCGACGCGGCGGAGCTGCTGGCGCTGCACGCGGCGACCTACGAGATGGCGCCGGGCGAGCAGCTCCCCCGCGAGTATCACTACCACCAGCAACGCGAGGAGCTGTTCTACGTCGTCTCGGGGACCGTCCACGTCGAGACGCCCGAGGGGGAGTTCGTCGTCGGGACCGACGAGGTGTTCGTCGCCGAGCCCGAGAGCCCCCACCGGCCGTACAATCCCGAGACCGCCGACTCGTCGGCCCGCGTCGTCGGCGTCGGCGCGCCAAAGAGCGACCCCGGCCTGCCGTACAGCCCGGACAGTTGA
- a CDS encoding AEC family transporter, with protein MAVLEQLGFMLVFLAVGAAARSVSLLTERRTKTLTAVAFYVALPALIFTSTFDRPLRELISPALLVGLWIVIGATAAVGWVVHRRRANDARRSVAIVQSYHGNMGFLGLPLVAATLGGEATAVASVVLGLGALTHVPATVFTLIRINDSDASLSGELRALATNPVLISLAAGIAASVGGLGVPAVAVAGLDAVSTLALPLALLCVGAKLDTGLSLSALRPATGVVLLKVVWMPVLGWAVFSALSLGPTALSAAVIMFGSPTAVSTYVYTSELGGDAAFASMNVVVTTVASLGTLSGLVWLFG; from the coding sequence ATGGCGGTTCTCGAACAGCTCGGCTTCATGCTCGTCTTTCTCGCCGTCGGCGCGGCCGCACGTAGCGTCTCGCTGCTCACCGAACGGCGTACCAAGACGCTGACGGCCGTCGCGTTCTACGTCGCCCTGCCGGCGTTGATTTTCACCTCGACGTTCGACCGGCCACTGCGCGAGCTCATCTCGCCGGCGTTGCTCGTCGGCCTCTGGATTGTCATCGGCGCGACCGCCGCCGTCGGCTGGGTCGTCCACCGGCGCCGGGCCAACGACGCCCGCCGGAGCGTCGCCATCGTGCAGTCGTACCACGGGAACATGGGGTTTCTCGGGTTACCGCTGGTGGCGGCGACACTGGGCGGCGAGGCCACAGCGGTCGCAAGCGTCGTCCTCGGGCTGGGCGCGCTGACTCACGTCCCGGCGACGGTGTTTACCCTCATCCGCATCAACGACAGCGACGCGTCGCTGTCGGGCGAGCTACGGGCGCTGGCGACGAACCCCGTCCTCATCTCGCTCGCCGCCGGCATCGCCGCCTCCGTCGGCGGCCTGGGCGTGCCGGCCGTCGCCGTCGCCGGGCTCGACGCCGTCTCGACGCTCGCGCTCCCGCTCGCACTCCTCTGTGTCGGCGCGAAACTCGACACGGGGCTGTCGCTGTCGGCGCTGCGGCCGGCCACCGGCGTCGTTCTGCTGAAGGTGGTCTGGATGCCCGTCCTCGGGTGGGCGGTGTTCTCGGCGCTGAGCCTCGGGCCGACGGCGCTGTCTGCCGCCGTCATCATGTTCGGCTCCCCCACCGCGGTCTCGACGTACGTCTACACCAGCGAACTCGGCGGCGACGCCGCCTTCGCCTCGATGAACGTCGTCGTGACGACGGTGGCGTCGCTGGGGACGCTCTCCGGGCTCGTCTGGCTGTTCGGGTGA